The window CAAACGATAGGAGCGGATGAGGTTGGCAGGTTTATGTCCAGATAGCCATGGAGTGGTTAGTTAGCTGCCATGACAAACCAAAATTGGAAGAAGGGGGATAACGCACAGCTTGAAAACCCACAAAGTTCAATCGCCTGGCATCTCTTtaggaaaagaagacgagaaacaGCTGAGTCTACACCACAATCATTGCAATACCAGACAGGAGGATCGCTGTAGGAATCGAACCCACACCCCGAAGGGCTGCCAAAGCGACCTTAGGGCAGAAGCCCAAGGTTTTCACCTTCCAAGAAATGTAGATTTTCACCTTTcaagaaatggaagaagctgggcTTTCGCCCGCTTTCCAGGGGGGTAGTTTTGGTTTTCACCAATTATAAAGGGGAGAATGTGGGCTTTCGCCCATCATCCTGCTGAAGACTGTCCTGCTCTCGTCTGTATGATCATTTGCGTCTACCACCACCATTCAAAGTCTCGTGACGGcatgtctttctcttcgaGAGAATCGGAGGCATTGCGGGTTGTGGTGTCTTCAGTTGGAGCGGGCTGGAGGGAGGGAGCGGCGGTAGAaacagcagaagcaggagtagcagtagcagcagcggtggTAGAActgttggcggcggtggtggtggtggtggtaatAGCAGCGTTTATAACAGAGGCAGAGTTACGAGCTGCGCTCATTCCATACGAGGGATTGGGGAGACGCTGCGGTCTTCATTAGCAGAGAAACAGAGAATGAGTGAAAGGCCTATATACTTACTGCGTGTCTATGCGCTCGCTCGACGTTGATGGCACGGCCGAGAATCTCGAAGTTCTGGAGCTCTTCCAAGGCCATCTTGGTATCAGGTCGCCTGCTGAAAGCAAGCATTACCCAACCAATGTGATGATTCGGGCGGGTCGCACCCGGTGGCCACAAGAAAGTGACAGACTCGGGCTTGGTGAGTCTAGCCCGGATGGCAGACTCGACTTGGGTCGTCGTAGCGCTGAATGGAAGGCTTTTAGCGACGAGCAGGACGCGATTCTTTCGGTAGCCCTTGATCTGGTCCTCCCACTGAGGGTTGTATCGTGGCATTCTGTTTGTTTTACGAGTCAGTCGCTGTCGAATGTTCCCAGGGATGAGAGAAACAGTGAGTCGAGCTGGGCGACTACTTACTTTGTTGTTGGGAATAATAAAGTACGACGATCTGAAATTGTGTGATGATGAAACTTTGGTGCTTGTTTGCTTGTCTGATGGCAGAGTGTTGGGTTGACTGGAGttgtgagaagagagaggcggTGCTCGAGAGGGCCTTGGAATAACGAATTGGTAGTACCTTCAAAAGTTTTCACAATCGCGGAATCCCCACGTCAAAGGTGAGCCACATCTGATTTGTGGCAGCCCGCGGTTGTCTTTAGCGACGGTCACCAGCTGGCGAAAGGTCATTTCAGCAATCACCAAGGGCAGAAGCCCTTGCCAGCTGTTGAAACTTCGTGATCACTTGCACCTGATCAATTCTCGCTCACAAACTTCTCACATTATCATCATTCTTTTCAAAAACTTCAACTCCATAAATATATTCACCCCATTTCGTTGGCAAGACGCCTTCTTCACAAAGACAATCCCAGCTCTTTCAGACAACTTCACCACCATCAGGGCTACCATGGAGTCTATCGCCCGCAACCAGGCCACCGCCGCCCAGATCCAGCATCTCGAAGACGCAGCTCTGAATCCATTGACAGGAACTGCTTGGCCCCCCGGCCACGatgatcttcttcaagctcgtCGCCGTTTGCCAGTCTACGGCCGATACCAAGAGATTCTCGACACGTATCCCCAGTCTCAGGTGATGATCCTGTCAAGCGAGACTGGCGCTGGCAAATCGACCCAGGCCCCTCAGCTACTTGTTTATGACGAATATGCCAGTGGTCTCCGAATCGCCTGCACTCAGCCGCGACGACtggctgccaaagagctCGCCAACCGAGTTACCGATGAGATGGGAGTCGCCTTGGGGGAAGAAGTCGGCTACAAAGTCCGCAATGACCAAAGGGTTAGCGAGAAAACACGACTCGCCTATTTGACCGAGGGCGTACTACTTTCTTCGCTCTCCTCGTCACTGTCCTCTACTTCTTTAACAGCTTGTTCCACTGACATGTGGACTCGGCGGGCTATTTCTCTAGACTCATCATCGTCCAGCGTCAAAGGTGGATCAAAGGACTGTTCTGCGCAGAAAGCCAGCACCTCCTGGTAATCGATAGTTCCCTGATGAGTGGCGATAGCGAGCAACATGCTCTTTGACATGTATTGTCCTGGTGTTGCAAAAGGGCGTTGAGTATAGTAACGGGCCCAGACATCTTGCCATCCGCGACGGTCAAGGTCCCTAATGCGAACGAGCGCCATGATGAAGTGAAAATAGAGGAAGCGTGAAACAGGACGATTATTGTTAAGGAACTTAAGCTCCTTTCCATCAAGGTCGTCGACTAAACAATCCGCAC is drawn from Trichoderma atroviride chromosome 7, complete sequence and contains these coding sequences:
- a CDS encoding uncharacterized protein (EggNog:ENOG41), with product MPRYNPQWEDQIKGYRKNRVLLVAKSLPFSATTTQVESAIRARLTKPESVTFLWPPGATRPNHHIGWVMLAFSRRPDTKMALEELQNFEILGRAINVERAHRHARLPNPSYGMSAARNSASVINAAITTTTTTAANSSTTAAATATPASAVSTAAPSLQPAPTEDTTTRNASDSLEEKDMPSRDFEWWW